One window from the genome of Oryza glaberrima chromosome 3, OglaRS2, whole genome shotgun sequence encodes:
- the LOC127768566 gene encoding uncharacterized protein LOC127768566 produces the protein MVGKAVQYSSSAKPRGKLETSPALLLLDFILIFFISFLPLPPSRALESGVPLSAPRLAASRFGVWWKGERERERERTLGGGGGDDVMETEPFDEAELLALPASPVASPPRRFKRLKKSSQIATAAHPVVGSPPPPSPPPPPPLDEETLAQFPSPPTNPSPPPPPPLDADAAAEAAPSPALTSPPPNPSSSPLPPTDTTEEEEEEEEDDGLDPLFSETCGAAGWDPLGMPRMEGEGDEEEMLGGGLIEELRREKSAKKRLDMDEGEEGGGEIAMDAEVKGKRSKRRKKDEAPKDSARGKKRSEKERRVQLDSIHAESQRLLRETRSVSFKPSVQPVYKPISSVLEKIRLRKLEILKKSATPNDDDDEEEDDVSSDPVSGTAGDLGAPQVKEVDAEGKDPKIDDIENEGGMNSGDVNQCDSVPENKDALNCDKDLDNCGSKDLDKELLENSQDNLEDKAQSSDNPNNAADEIQSPPSSSPTESTDDISSEDEEYNDKENIAPSTPKDDVNVHEPLQRALAGDSCPDDAILKDFLDVEAEEEDDSDNDMMRFKDNEEDDGSDENEVFNDLIEAGYEEGEIDHEKRNALHQKWLQQQDAAETNKFMQKLKFGHQEQKKVMDQDEDDAEDCEDESENEMSYDLTPTNVVRQNSEKAKQMIARMFTDDNDTYEHSDDEEIEEHLARQRISKREVHNSSFISPLEDDSSREVFSLIKKLNIAPQPKRRGKQVTSNHELLTVGRNNSASSKSSFLGRTASGSLASSHRSAYRTYVFGRDDSNSSNKSCLSTSESNADTDQTNSSQPKKAKFSSSQSKQAATKTNSKGENSSGVSLIEVLRRSSSTSDKQEYTRQESCAVITESQAAHQFSAFKLSRRFSRVGARN, from the exons atggtgggaaaagcagtacagtacagtagtaGCGCGAAACCGAGGGGAAAACTCGAAACGTCTCCCGCGCTGCTGCTCTTGGATTTCatcctcatcttcttcatctccttccttcctcttcccccaTCGCGCGCTCTCGAATCCGGTGTTCCGCTCTCCGCTCCTCGGCTCGCGGCTTCTCGATTCGGAGTTTGgtggaagggagagagagagagagagagagagagaaccctaggcggcggcggcggcgacgacgtcatGGAGACGGAGCCCTTCGATGAGGCGGAGCTCCTCGCGCTCCCGGCTTCCCCCGTCGCATCGCCTCCCCGCCGGTTCAAGCGGCTGAAGAAGTCGTCCCagatcgccaccgccgcccacccCGTCGTCGGATCCCCACCTccaccatctccgccgccgccgccgccgttggacGAGGAAACCCTAGCTCAGTTCCCTTCCCCGCCCACTAACccctccccacctccgccgccgccgctggatgcGGATGCGGCTGCGGAAGCTGCTCCCTCCCCTGCACtgacctctcctcctcccaacccgagctcctcgccgctgccaccgacaGATAccaccgaggaggaggaggaggaggaggaggatgacgggCTGGACCCGCTGTTCTCGGAGACCTGCGGCGCCGCGGGGTGGGACCCGCTGGGGATGCCGAGGATGGAAGGggagggcgacgaggaggagatgcTGGGTGGAGGGCTCATCGAGGAGCTGCGCAGGGAGAAGTCGGCGAAGAAGCGGCTCGACATGGACGAGggcgaagaaggcggcggcgaaatCGCCATGGATGCTGAGGTCAAGGGGAAGCGgagcaagaggaggaagaaggatgaGGCGCCCAAGGACTCGGCCCGAGGGAAGAAACGCTCGGAGAAG GAGAGGAGGGTGCAGCTTGATTCGATCCACGCCGAGTCGCAGAGGCTGCTGCGAG AGACGAGGAGCGTATCATTTAAGCCGAGTGTGCAGCCAGTGTACAAGCCCATCTCATCAGTCCTGGAGAAGATCCGCCTTCGGAAACTAGAGATTCTAAAGAA GTCAGCTACTCCtaatgatgatgacgacgaagaagaagatgatgtctCTTCAGATCCTGTGAGTGGTACCGCTGGCGATTTAGGTGCACCTCAGGTTAAGGAGGTGGATGCAGAAGGCAAAGATCCGAAGATT GACGATATCGAGAATGAGGGTGGAATGAATAGCGGTGACGTGAACCagtgtgacagtgtacctgagAACAAG GATGCTTTGAATTGTGATAAGGATCTTGATAATTGTGGTAGCAAAGATCTAGATAAG GAACTCTTGGAAAATTCTCAAGATAATCTTGAGGACAAGGCCCAATCAAGTGACAATCCCAATAATGCTGCAGATGAAATTCAATCACCCCCCTCTTCAAGCCCTACTGAGAGTACCGACGACAT TTCATCAGAAGATGAAGAATACAATGATAAGGAGAACATTGCTCCTAGCACTCCAAAAGATGATGTGAATGTTCATGAACCGCTCCAAAGAGCTTTAGCAGGGGATTCATGCCCAGATGATGCTATCTTGAAAGATTTTCTGGATGTTGAAGCTGAGGAAGAGGATGACAGTGACAATGACATGATGAGGTTTAAGGAcaatgaagaagatgatggaaGTGATGAAAATGAAGTATTCAATGATCTTATAGAAGCTGGGTATGAAGAAGGAGAAATAGATCATGAGAAACGCAATGCGCTCCACCAAAAGTGGCTTCAGCAGCAAGATGCTGctgaaacaaataaatttatgcAAAAGCTGAAATTTGGTCACCAGGAGCAAAAAAAAGTAATGGATCAAGATGAGGATGATGCTGAAGACTGTGAAGATGAATCAGAAAATGAAATGTCATATGATTTGACTCCAACTAATGTCGTGCGCCAGAATTCTGAAAAAGCAAAACAAATGATTGCGAGAATGTTCACAGATGATAATGATACTTATGAGCACTCTGATGATGAGGAAATAGAAGAACATTTGGCTCGCCAACGTATCTCAAAGCGAGAA GTTCATAATAGTTCATTCATATCTCCACTGGAGGATGACAGCTCAAGGGAAGTATTTAGTCTGATAAAGAAGCTCAATATTGCTCCTCAACCCAAGAGGAGGGGAAAGCAAGTCACAT CAAATCATGAATTGCTTACGGTTGGGAGAAACAACAGCGCTTCTTCAAAG TCATCTTTTCTTGGTCGAACAGCCAGTGGTTCATTGGCATCTTCCCACAGATCGGCCTATAGAACCTATGTATTTGGTCGTGACGACAGCAATAGTAGCAACAAGAGTTGCTTGTCTACTTCCGAGAGTAATGCAGATACG GATCAGACGAATTCCAGCCAACCAAAGAAAGCAAAGTTCAGTAGTTCACAGTCAAAACAAGCGGCAACAAAAACAAATTCCAAGGGAGAGAACAGTTCAGGTGTTTCTCTGATTGAGGTCCTGCGCAGATCATCCTCTACTTCAGACAAACAAGAGTATACTCGTCAGGAAAGCTGCGCTGTTATCACAGAAAGCCAGGCTGCGCACCAGTTCTCGGCATTCAAATTATCAAGGAGGTTTTCCAGGGTGGGAGCAAGAAACTGA
- the LOC127767282 gene encoding probable protein phosphatase 2C 55, with product MLAGEGSRVSGGGGGGGFNLASYKYKDPLLGRGGRSFLFGNTWFLLSTYPARLLHTADRRAPAAFFAAINRTPCVRTHCTGQSLLQRGIVMAACGYAFRRAELGAAKRQPEKDSSVGTRISRVVAMGSAGSTPRPEVSFRHRGVEYCKKVGVSLKCREPWGPSRAFWTNAIGPSYKLSFSVEPWLRDFSTSCVAPYSAGATEHQLSLDEAVQDKQMDNSTVGPDGKPRAPGPLKLVSGSCYLPHPAKEATGGEDGHFICVDEQAIGVADGVGGWADHGVDAGLYAKELMSNSMSAIKDEPQGTIDPSRVLEKAYTCTKARGSSTACIVALKEQGIHAVNLGDSGFIIVRDGRTVLRSPVQQHDFNFTYQLESGGGSDLPSSAQTFHFPVAPGDVIIAGTDGLFDNLYSNEISAIVVEALRTGLEPEATAKKIAALAQQKAMDRNRQSPFAAAAQEAGYRYFGGKLDDITVIVSYVTSASAT from the exons ATGCTTGCCGGCGAAGGAAGCAgagtcagcggcggcggcggcggcggcggcttcaacCTCGCCTCCTACAAGTACAAGGACCCCCTCCTCggacgcggcggccggagcttCCTGTTCGGCAATACCTGGTTCCTCCTCTCCACCTACCCGGCGCGCCTCCTCCACACAGCGGAccgccgcgcccccgccgccttcttcgcAGCCATCAACCGGACTCCCTGCGTGCGCACGCACTGCACGGGGCAGAGCTTGCTGCAGAGGGGCATTGTTATGGCTGCCTGCGGCTATGCGTTTCGACGAGCTGAGCTGGGCGCCGCCAAGCGCCAACCTGAGAAGGATTCATCTGTAGGGACCCGAATCTCACGCGTCGTGGCCATGGGGTCGGCTGGCAGCACGCCGAGGCCAGAGGTCTCGTTTAGGCATAGAGGGGTGGAGTACTGCAAGAAGGTCGGCGTGAGCTTGAAGTGCCGCGAGCCGTGGGGACCTAGCAGAGCATTTTGGACCAATGCGATTGGGCCAAGTTACAAGTTGAGCTTCTCGGTTGAACCATGGCTTCGGGATTTCAGCACGTCTTGTGTGGCGCCATACTCTGCTGGAGCCACAGAGCATCAGTTGTCACTTGATGAGGCAGTACAGGATAAGCAGATGGACAACTCCACAGTCGGGCCTGATGG AAAACCACGTGCTCCTGGACCGCTGAAGCTGGTCTCAGGTTCTTGCTATCTGCCTCACCCTGCTAAGGAGGCAACTGGCGGTGAAGATGGCCATTTTATTTGCGTCGATGAACAGGCAATTGGCGTGGCAGATGGTGTTGGTGGCTGGGCAGATCATGGTGTTGATGCTGGACTATATGCTAAGGAGCTAATGAGTAACTCAATGAGTGCCATCAAGGATGAACCACAAGGGACCATTGATCCATCAAGGGTTTTAGAGAAGGCTTATACATGCACCAAAGCTAGGGGATCGTCAACTGCATGCATCGTCGCTCTTAAAGAGCAG GGTATCCATGCTGTAAACCTTGGAGATAGTGGCTTCATCATAGTCAGAGATGGTCGAACTGTTCTCAGATCACCTGTACAACAGCATGATTTTAATTTCACTTATCAGCTAGAGAGTGGGGGTGGCAGTGATCTTCCTAGTTCTGCTCAG ACATTCCACTTTCCAGTTGCTCCTGGCGACGTTATTATTGCTGGCACAGATGGGCTTTTCGACAATTTGTACAGCAATGAGATCAGTGCTATAGTTGTTGAGGCTCTCAGGACTGGGCTAGAACCTGAAGCCACAGCAAAGAAAATCGCTGCCCTTGCCCAGCAAAAGGCAATGGATAGGAACAGGCAATCACCCTTTGCAGCTGCTGCTCAAGAAGCTGGGTACCGATACTTTGGTGGGAAGCTGGACGATATCACAGTTATCGTATCATACGTGACAAGCGCCTCAGCTACATGA
- the LOC127765603 gene encoding probable galactinol--sucrose galactosyltransferase 2 produces MTVTPRITVAEGRLVAHGRTILTGVADNIALTHASGAGLVDGAFVGATADEPKSLHVFTFGTLRDLRFMCCFRFKLWWMTQRMGTSGRDVPLETQFMLLESRDGGGGGGEAVYVVMLPLLEGQFRAALQGNDRDELEICIESGDKAVQTAQGTYMVYVHAGANPFDTITQAVKVVERHLQTFHHREKKKLPSFLDWFGWCTWDAFYTDVTADGVKQGLQSLAEGGTPPRFLIIDDGWQQIGSENKEDAGNAVVQEGAQFASRLIGIKENTKFQKTTTTAMADGGETAASAAGLKALVEEAKKEHGVKYVYVWHAMAGYWGGVKPAAEGMEHYESAVAFPVQSPGVMGNQPDIVMDSLSVLGLGLVHPRMALAFYGELHAYLASCGVDGVKVDAQNIIETLGAGHGGRVSLTRAFHRALEASVARSFPDNGCISCMCHNTDMLYSARQTAVVRASDDFYPRDPASHTIHISSVAYNTLFLGEFMQPDWDMFHSLHPAAEYHGAARAIGGCPIYVSDKPGNHNFELLKKLVLPDGSVLRARLPGRPTRDCLFVDPARDGASLLKIWNVNKCTGVVGVFNCQGAGWCRITKKTRVHDAAPGTLTGSVRADDVDAIADVAGTGWTGDAVVYAHRSGELIRLPKGATLPVTLKVLEFELFHVCPVMTVAPGGGGGGGVTFAPIGLLDMFNSGGAVEECDVVRALDAAGEAEAEAEAAVVRLRVRGCGRFGAYSSRRPARCALDAAEVEFSYDADTGLVALDVPVPAHELYKWTVEIQV; encoded by the exons ATGACGGTGACGCCGAGGATAAcggtggcggaggggaggctAGTGGCGCATGGCCGGACCATCCTCACCGGCGTGGCGGACAACATCGCGCTGACGCACGCCTCCGGCGCCGGGCTCGTCGACGGCGCCTTcgtcggcgccaccgccgacgagccCAAGAGCCTTCACGTCTTCACCTTCGGCACCCTCCG ggATTTGAGGTTCATGTGCTGCTTCCGGTTCAAGCTATGGTGGATGACCCAGCGGATGGGCACGTCCGGCCGCGACGTCCCGCTGGAGACACAGTTCATGCTCCTCGAgagccgcgacggcggcggcggcggcggcgaggcggtgtaCGTCGTGATGCTGCCGCTGCTGGAGGGGCAGTTCCGGGCGGCGCTGCAGGGCAACGACCGCGACGAGCTCGAGATCTGCATCGAGAGCG GTGACAAGGCGGTGCAGACGGCGCAGGGGACGTACATGGTGTACGTGCACGCCGGGGCCAATCCCTTCGACACCATCACCCAAGCCGTCAA GGTGGTGGAGAGGCATCTGCAGACGTTCCACCACCGGGAGAAGAAAAAG TTGCCGTCGTTCTTGGACTGGTTCGGGTGGTGCACATGGGACGCCTTCTACACCGACGTCACCGCCGATGGCGTCAAGCAAGGCCTCCAAAG CTTGGCGGAAGGCGGCACGCCGCCGCGGTTCTTGATCATCGACGACGGGTGGCAGCAGATCGGCAGCGAGAACAAGGAGGATGCCGGCAATGCCGTCGTCCAAGAAGGCGCCCA GTTCGCGAGCAGGTTGATCGGGATCAAGGAGAACACCAAGTTccagaagacgacgacgacggcaatggcggatggcggcgagacggcggcgtcggcggcggggctgaAGGCgttggtggaggaggcgaagaaGGAGCACGGGGTGAAGTACGTGTACGTGTGGCACGCCATGGCGGGGTACTGGGGCGGCGtgaagccggcggcggaggggatggAGCACTACGAGAGCGCGGTGGCGTTCCCGGTGCAGTCGCCGGGGGTGATGGGGAACCAGCCGGACATCGTCATGGACTCCCTCTCCgtgctcggcctcggcctcgtccACCCGCGCATGGCGCTCGCCTTCTACGGCGAGCTCCACGCCTACCTGGCGTCgtgcggcgtcgacggcgtcaAGGTGGACGCGCAGAACATCATCGAGACGCTCGGCGCCGGGCACGGCGGCCGCGTGTCGCTCACGCGCGCGTTCCACCGCGCGCTGGAGGCGTCCGTGGCGCGCAGCTTCCCCGACAACGGCTGCATCTCCTGCATGTGCCACAACACCGACATGCTCTACAGCGCCAGGCAGACCGCCGTCGTGCGCGCCTCCGACGACTTCTACCCTCGCGACCCGGCGTCGCACACCATCCACATCTCCTCCGTCGCCTACAACACCCTCTTCCTCGGCGAGTTCATGCAGCCCGACTGGGACATGTTCCAC AGCTTGCACCCGGCGGCGGAGTaccacggcgcggcgcgggcgatcGGCGGCTGCCCGATCTACGTCAG TGACAAGCCGGGTAACCACAACTTCGAGCTTCTCAAGAAGCTCGTCCTCCCCGACGGCTCCGTGCTCCGGGCACGGCTCCCCGGCCGCCCCACCCGCGACTGCCTCTTCGTCGACCCGGCCCGCGACGGCGCAAG CTTGCTCAAGATATGGAACGTGAACAAGTGCACCGGCGTGGTGGGCGTGTTCAACTGCCAGGGCGCCGGCTGGTGCCGGATCACCAAGAAGACGCGCGTCCACGACGCGGCGCCGGGGACGCTCACCGGGTCAGTccgcgccgacgacgtcgacgccatcgccgacgtCGCCGGCACGGGCTGGACCGGCGACGCCGTCGTGTACGCCCACAGATCAG GTGAGCTAATCAGGTTGCCCAAGGGAGCGACGCTGCCGGTGACGCTCAAGGTGCTGGAGTTCGAGCTGTTCCATGTCTGCCCCGTCATGACGGtggcgccgggcggcggcggcggcggcggcgttacGTTCGCGCCGATCGGCCTGCTCGACATGTTCAACTCCGGCGGAGCGGTGGAGGAATGCGACGTCGTCCGTgccctcgacgccgccggcgaggctgaggccgaggccgaggccgccgtcgtgcgcCTTAGGGTCCGTGGCTGCGGCCGGTTCGGCGCCTACTCctcccggcggccggcgcggtgcGCGCTGGACGCCGCGGAGGTGGAGTTCAGCTACGACGCCGACACGGGGCTCGTCGCGCTCGACGTCCCCGTGCCGGCACATGAGTTGTACAAATGGACCGTGGAGATCCAGGTCTAG
- the LOC127768104 gene encoding dirigent protein 15-like, with amino-acid sequence MRAPSFFFLSLLLLLLIHISIHCNAADSQLGSEKVTNLLFYLHDTLSGKDPTAVPVARAENAVPKPDNPVPFSTIYVVDDLLTEGPQRESKVVGNAQGMYISTAKKGLTLVLGIDFELTDGPYKGSSFVVYSRNPVMQGNGRELAIVGGRGLFRMARGFALLQTVYLDNVNGDAIIEYNVTLLHH; translated from the coding sequence ATGAGAGCCccatccttcttcttcctctccctcctcctcctcctcctcatccacaTCTCCATCCATTGCAATGCTGCAGATTCCCAGCTAGGTTCAGAGAAGGTCACCAACCTCCTCTTCTACCTGCACGACACCCTCAGTGGGAAGGATCCAACTGCTGTCCCAGTTGCTCGTGCTGAGAACGCTGTACCCAAGCCTGATAATCCGGTACCCTTCAGCACGATCTATGTGGTCGATGATCTGCTGACAGAGGGGCCTCAGAGAGAATCCAAGGTGGTTGGGAATGCGCAGGGGATGTACATTTCGACAGCCAAGAAAGGGCTCACGCTTGTTCTTGGGATCGATTTCGAGCTCACTGATGGCCCCTACAAAGGCAGCTCGTTCGTCGTGTACTCGCGGAACCCGGTCATGCAGGGGAATGGCAGGGAGCTCGCCATTGTTGGTGGCCGTGGTTTGTTCAGGATGGCTCGAGGTTTCGCCTTGCTTCAGACTGTTTATCTGGACAACGTGAACGGCGATGCGATCATAGAGTATAATGTGACTCTCTTGCACCAttga
- the LOC127768338 gene encoding uncharacterized protein LOC127768338, which translates to MRAKKMFFGFSVSLILINLASIMERADENLLPAVYKEVSAAFNAGPTDLGYLTFLMNFLKSIASPLAGVLALQYDRPAVLAIGTVFWAVSTGAVGVSQYFQQVAFWRAVNGLGLAIVIPALQSFIADSYKDGTRGAGFGLLSLIGSIGGIGGSILATIMAGRDYWGLPGWRFAFLMVAFLSLLIGLLVYFYTVDPRKVSPSHFGDDEDHHERSHLIGNGIFPPQSIWKDSWIAARSVMKVRTFQIIVLQGIVGSLPWTAVVFFTMWFELIGFDNSSSAALNSMFAIGCASGSFLGGVIADRLSKYYPDSARIMCAQFSAFMGIPFSWILLTVIPQSVDYWSAFAVTLFLMGITISWCATCANNPMFAEVVPPKHRTMIYAFDRAFEGSFASLAAPAVGMVTEKIYGYNAKTVNLENGSVAGAYALSRGLLTMMIVPFGLCFLFYSPLYFVFKRDRENVRRLPSVKEQELI; encoded by the exons ATGAG GGCAAAGAAGatgttttttggtttttccgTTTCTCTTATCCTCATCAACCTAGCTTCCATAATGGAGCGGGCTGATGAGAATCTCCTTCCGGCAGTTTACAAGGAAGTCAGTGCTGCTTTCAACGCTGGTCCTACTGATCTGGGGTATCTTACGTTTCTAATGAACTTTCTCAAGTCAATAGCATCTCCCTTGGCAGGTGTCCTTGCACTTCAATATGATCGCCCTGCAGTTCTTGCTATAGGGACAGTCTTCTGGGCTGTATCAACAGGGGCTGTTGGTGTCAGCCAGTATTTTCAGCAGGTTGCATTCTGGAGAGCTGTGAATGGTCTTGGACTAGCCATTGTAATACCGGCACTTCAATCCTTCATTGCTGATAGCTACAAAGATGGTACACGCGGAGCAGGGTTTGGCTTGTTAAGCCTCATTGGTTCAATAGGTGGTATAGGTGGAAGTATTTTAGCAACAATCATGGCTGGTAGGGATTACTGGGGATTGCCAGGATGGAGGTTTGCATTTCTAATGGTTGCATTTCTTAGCTTGTTAATTGGGCTTCTTGTCTACTTTTACACGGTTGATCCTAGAAAAGTGTCTCCAAGCCATTTTGGTGATGACGAGGACCACCATGAGAG GTCGCATTTGATCGGTAATGGTATTTTTCCTCCACAGTCCATCTGGAAGGATTCCTGGATAGCAGCAAGATCTGTCATGAAAGTGCGAACATTTCAAATCATTGTCTTGCAGGGCATAGTTGGCTCATTGCCATGGACTGCTGTAGTTTTCTTCACAATGTGGTTTGAGCTCATTG GTTTTGACAATAGCAGTTCAGCAGCGCTAAACAGCATGTTTGCTATCGGTTGTGCCAGTGGATCATTTCTAGGCGGAGTAATTGCAGACCGTCTGTCAAAATACTATCCTGATTCAGCTCGCATCATGTGTGCTCAGTTTAGCGCCTTCATGGGTATCCCTTTCTCTTGGATCCTCCTTACAGTCATTCCTCAGTCAGTCGACTACTGGTCTGCTTTTGCTGTCACTCTCTTCTTGATGGGGATTACCATCAGCTGGTGCGCTACTTGCGCAAACAACCCCATGTTTGCGGAGGTAGTCCCTCCCAAGCACCGCACGATGATCTATGCCTTCGACCGCGCGTTCGAGGGTTCATTTGCCTCCCTGGCTGCTCCTGCTGTTGGCATGGTCACTGAGAAGATCTATGGCTACAACGCAAAGACCGTCAATCTGGAAAATGGATCGGTAGCAGGGGCGTATGCACTCTCGAGGGGGCTATTGACAATGATGATTGTTCCTTTTGGCCTGTGCTTCTTGTTCTACAGCCCACTGTACTTTGTGTTCAAGCGCGATCGAGAAAATGTTAGAAGATTGCCTAGTGTCAAGGAGCAGGAgctaatatga
- the LOC127767283 gene encoding DNA-binding protein EMBP-1-like, with amino-acid sequence MASSAASPSSSKSDDERRQDGDRDTRDPAASSAAAAAAAQTHAEWAASMQAYYAAAAAAAGGHPYAWPPPQQQQQQQHLMAAAAAAYGAPVPFPLYHPGAYYTHASMAASVPPMAGCAVPSAAAEGKSKRKTSGGPSGEDSSGSGDGGSEDSSERRDDADEKGLSPAKWRKLGHPDIEGETSQAAAMSEQNPVKAAPNLNIGMDIWSNSTMAAMPSGQVEVNAGTHLRRDKALSQMDERELKRERRKQSNRESARRSRLRKQQECEELSQKVTDLTAVNSTLRTELDKLKKDCEDMEAENSQLMDEMVQSEGSSVIATLSIKIDTSKDRHGSSSQLNKHTNDDSKG; translated from the exons ATGGCATCCTCGGCCGCCTCCCCGTCCTCGTCCAAGTccgacgacgagcggcggcaggaCGGGGACAGGGACACCCGGGACCCAGCGGCatcatcggcggcggccgcggccgcggcgcagaCGCACGCGGAGTGGGCGGCGTCGATGCAGGCGTActacgcggccgccgccgccgccgccggtggccaccCTTACGCCTGGCCCCCGCCGCAG cagcagcagcagcagcagcatctcatggcggcggcggcggcggcgtacggcgcGCCGGTGCCGTTCCCGTTGTACCACCCTGGAGCTTACTACACGCACGCGTCCATGGCCGCG AGCGTGCCTCCCATGGCTGGTTGCGCCGTGCCAtctgcggcggcggaagggaagAGCAAGAGGAAGACTTCCGGTGGCCCCTCCGGCGAGGACTCCTCCGGGAG TGGCGACGGTGGGAGCGAGGATTCATCGGAGAGGAGAGATGATGCTGACGAGAAG GGTTTGTCACCTGCAAAGTGGAGAAAATTGGGTCATCCAGACATAGAAG GTGAAACATCTCAGGCTGCTGCCATGTCTGAGCAGAATCCTGTGAAGGCGGCACCGAATTTGAATATCGGGATGGATATTTGGAGCAATTCTACAATGGCCGCCATGCCCTCAGGACAGGTGGAGGTGAATGCTGGGACGCATTTGCGGCGAGACAAGGCTTTGTCTCAGATG GATGAACGAGAActgaagagggagaggagaaaacAATCTAACAGAGAGTCTGCGAGGAGATCGAGACTACGGAAGCAG CAAGAATGTGAGGAGTTGTCCCAGAAGGTAACTGACCTGACAGCCGTAAACAGCACACTCAGGACAGAACTCGACAAGCTTAAGAAGGACTGTGAAGACATGGAAGCGGAAAATTCGCAGCTAATG GATGAGATGGTGCAGTCCGAGGGCTCTAGTGTTATAGCCACTTTGAGCATCAAGATTGACACGTCAAAAGACCGCCATGGTAGCAGTAGCCAGCTAAATAAGCACACAAATGATGACAGCAAAGGGTAG